The uncultured Cohaesibacter sp. region CGAGCGTCTTTGCGCCGCCACCTTTGCTGACAAGGTCTTTTTCACAAATTCCGGTGCAGAAGCCGTCGAATGTGCGGTAAAAACTGCGCGTCGCTATCAGTATGATAAGGGCGCGCCGGAACGGTTCACGATCCTCACTTTTGAAGGGGCGTTTCACGGACGGACGCTGGCCACGATTGCTGCTGGCGGTCAGGCCAAATATCTAGAAGGCTTTGGGCCAAAGGCGCCGGGCTTTGAAAGTTTGCCTGCTCTGGATATCGAATTGGTGAAACAATCGATCAACGAGACCACAGCTGGCATTCTGCTTGAACCGATCCAGGGCGAGGGCGGCATCCGTGAAATCGAGCCGTCTTTCCTGAAAGCCCTGAGGAATTTGTGCGACGAAACCGACATCCTGTTAATTCTTGATGAAGTCCAGACTGGAGTCGGGCGGACCGGCCATCTGTTTGCTTATGAAGAAGCAGGCATCGAGCCGGACATCATGGCCATTGCCAAGGGCATCGGCGGCGGCTTTCCGATGGGGGCGTGTCTGGCGACAGAAGAGGTTGCAGGCGCCATGGTTCCAGGAACACATGGATCAACTTATGGTGGCAATCCACTGGCCATGGCCGTGGGTAATGCTGTACTTGATGTGGTGCTGGAAGAGGGTTTTCTGGACAATGTTGCAAAAACAGGCTTAGTTTTAAAGCAAAGCCTTGCAGGTTTGAAGGATGCCTATCCTGATTTTATTGAAGAGATCAGGGGGCGTGGATTGCTTCTTGGCCTCAAACTGAAAATGCCACCAGCAGATCTGGTTGCCGAACTCCGCAAGGAAGGTCTTTTGACCGTGGGGGCTGGTGATAATGTCTTGCGGTTGGCTCCGCCTCTGACCATTGGTCAGGAAGAAATAGATTTTGCACTCCAGGCCTTGGAGCGGGCGCTCGATACCATGCGCGCTGCAAAGGCAGACAGTCAATAATGAGGGGGATTGCAAACCATGTCGAATGATGCCAAGCGCCATTTCGTCGATTTGGAGACGCAGAAGACCGAAGACCTGAAGACTATTCTGGCCACCGCGCACAAGATCAAGGATGCGCGCAAGACAAATCGCCGGACCGATATGCTCGAAGACAAGGTGATCGCCCTTGTCTTCGATAAGCCATCCACGCGTACACGAGTCTCTTTTGATGTTGGCGTGCGTGAGCTTGGCGGAACCCCGCTGATGCTGACCGGTGCAGAAATGCAGCTGGGGCGTGGCGAGAGCATTCCCGATACGGCTCGCGTGCTGTCTCGTTTTGTCGATGGCATCATGATCCGCATGCTTGACCATGAAGCTGTGGCCGAGTTGGCAGAATATGCCACCGTTCCGGTCATCAATGGCCTGACCTATTATTCGCATCCATGCCAGATCATGGCGGACATCATGACCTACGAGGAGCATCGCGGCTCGCTTGAAGGCAAGACCGTCACCTGGGTGGGGGACTACAACAATGTGTTGGCGTCTTGGCTCCATGCGGCCGAACATTTTGATTTCACCATGCGGATCGCCATCCCTGAAGAGCTGATGACCGATTTCTCGGTTATCGACCGTCTGCGGAGCCGTGGTGTGCGCATTGAATTGTGCGACAGCGCAGAAGATGCCGCCAGCCAGTCCGATCTCATCATCACCGACACATGGGTCTCCATGGGCGATGAAGATGCAGAGCATCGTCACAATCTCTTGAAACCTTATCAGGTCAACACCAAATTGATGGAGCTTGCCAAGGATGATGCCCTGTTCATGCACTGCCTGCCAGCCCATCGTGGCGAGGAAGTGACGGACGAAGTGATCGACGGACCGCAATCTGTTGTGTTCGACGAAGCGGAAAACCGTTTGCATGCACAAAAGGGCGTGATGGCCTGGTGCTTCCACAAGGCCATCGGCGACGAATAATTCCAAGACTGTGCACCAAGGCTACGGGTGAAGGTGGACAATGGCGATAGGGCCAGACATCTGCCAGCAACCAGCCGGACTTGACGAGCGCAACCGAAATAGAGACAAGGGTGGATACAGGTGTATCCGCCCTTTGCCTTTGCATGAACGAAAGACAATGAACAGACTGCGCGCCCGATCCCCTCGATGCTGACAGATGAGGGATGAACAGGGCCCACCCCGGACAATGAAAAGCCATCATGCATGATGCAATTTGTCCCTTTGGGTGCCACAGGAAAGTAAGCCAGATGACCGAACAAACCAATATCGTCTCTTCGCTAGACCGCGTCTTGCCTTTTCAGGTCGATGGATTGGACGTGCGCGGACGGATGGTCCATCTCAATGAAACCGTCACCGGTATCATTCAACGCCACAATTATCCCGACGCCGTCAATCGGCTCTTGGCTGAGGCCATTGCCCTGACTTCCCTTCTGGGGTCCTCCCTGAAATTCGAGGGCAAGTTTATCTTGCAGGTGCAGTCCAAGGGTGCGGTCAATATGCTCGTGGTGGACTATAATGCGCCGGACGCCGTGCGCGCCTATGTCCGCTTTGATGAAGAGGCCCTCAAGCTTCTGATCGAGAAGGGCGAAACCCGTCCAGAACAGCTGTTGGGCGAAGGGCATCTGGTGATGACTATTGATCAGGGCCAATATATGAACCGCTATCAGGGTGTTGTCGTTCTGGATGGCAAGAGCCTCGAAGATGCGGCCCATGCCTATTTCATGCAGTCCGAGCAGTTGCCCACGCGGGTGCGTCTGGCTGTCACTGAAATGATGTCCAAACAGGATGAGGGTCCAGCCAAAAGCGAATGGATCGCTGGTGGTCTATTGGTGCAATATCTGCCCCATTCCTCAGAGGACATCCCTCATCGGGATTTGCATCCCGGCGACCATCCAGATCCGGATATGCAGAAAACCCACCACGTCACCGAGGCTGATGCCTGGCGTGAATGCGAAGCTCTGGTCAACACCGTGGATGACCACGAACTGACCGATCCGGATGTTTCCGCGGAAACTTTGCTCTACAGGCTTTTCCATGAAAATGGGCCTCGGGTTTTTGAATCCATGCCGATTTATGATCGCTGCACATGCAGTCGTGAGCGGATCAGCGATATGTTCAAGACATTCGATCCCGAAGAAATGAAGGACATGGTCGTTGATGGCAAAATCGAGGTGACATGCGAATTTTGCAGCGCGCATTATGAGTTTGATCCCGAGGACGTTGCCAAAGTCGCCAAGGGCTGACGTCTGCGCGACAGGTTTACCCACTAGGACGATCAACAATGAAAGAAAAAAGCCACTCCATTGCGGGTGGCTTTTTTTATTTCTAAATGTTTCTACTTGATACAAAAAAGTGCAAAGATTTGATTGCAAGACCCCGGCAAGGCTGGAATAACGCATAAGGTGCAGGGCGGTTTCTTACTCGCAAATGGCGCGCGTGCATAGTGGGGGCCGAAAAGCGGGCCCAAAGAGAGTGTTGGGCATTGGGGAATGGCAAGTCAACGCACCTGCGGCCTTTCGGGGGAGCATATCTGCTTACGGTGTGTTGGGCGGCGCTTTGAAATTTGACAGACTTTACGGAATAAACCACGCCTAGCTCCGGGTTATATGGGATGCGCCAGAAGATTTACCATTCTGTGCCAAACTCCTTGAAAATTATCGGGTTAAGCCCGAGCCTTGATATTTCAGAGACGGAATGACAGGGACTAGTCCCCGACAATCCGGTTCCAACCGTTGACCAGAGATGATGAACGATCACAGCAAAGACCTGAAGCCGAGCCCGACATCAGAGCAAGTCGCCTCACCGTTGACCCATGAGACAAGCCATCCTCGGGCGGCGACGGAGAGCAAGGCAAAGCCATCGCCTCTTGCGCGAACACTTCGCGGAGCGTTCAAACTCATTCTACCTGTTCTGGTGATCGCCGCAGGTGGCTTTGTGGCTTGGCAAATGGTGGCGACCAAGCCCGAAGTCAACCGCCGTCCTCCGAGCGAGAAGAGTTATGCGGTGGAAATAAAGACTGCAGATCCTGCCGCCCTTCAGCCCGATATCATTCTTTATGGCACGGTATATGCCGCGCGTCCGGTAGAGCTGCGAGCGTTGGTCAGTGGCGAAGTGGTCTGGGTCAATCCGAATTTGCAGACGGGTCAGATTGTCGATGCTGGGGAAGCGTTGGTGCGCATCGATCCGTTTGATTATGAAGGCGCCGTGCGCGAAACCGAAGCCAATCTCAGGGAAGCCGAGGCGCAACTGCGCTCCAGCGAAGTGTCGCTCAAAAGCGACAAGGTGGCTCTTGAGCGGCTCAAAGAGCAATTGGCA contains the following coding sequences:
- a CDS encoding aspartate aminotransferase family protein; the encoded protein is MTQSSLYATYARANLEFDKGEGAWLTTRDERRFLDFAAGIAVNSLGHAHPHLVEALKDQADKLWHVSNLYDIPGQHKLAERLCAATFADKVFFTNSGAEAVECAVKTARRYQYDKGAPERFTILTFEGAFHGRTLATIAAGGQAKYLEGFGPKAPGFESLPALDIELVKQSINETTAGILLEPIQGEGGIREIEPSFLKALRNLCDETDILLILDEVQTGVGRTGHLFAYEEAGIEPDIMAIAKGIGGGFPMGACLATEEVAGAMVPGTHGSTYGGNPLAMAVGNAVLDVVLEEGFLDNVAKTGLVLKQSLAGLKDAYPDFIEEIRGRGLLLGLKLKMPPADLVAELRKEGLLTVGAGDNVLRLAPPLTIGQEEIDFALQALERALDTMRAAKADSQ
- the argF gene encoding ornithine carbamoyltransferase, which encodes MSNDAKRHFVDLETQKTEDLKTILATAHKIKDARKTNRRTDMLEDKVIALVFDKPSTRTRVSFDVGVRELGGTPLMLTGAEMQLGRGESIPDTARVLSRFVDGIMIRMLDHEAVAELAEYATVPVINGLTYYSHPCQIMADIMTYEEHRGSLEGKTVTWVGDYNNVLASWLHAAEHFDFTMRIAIPEELMTDFSVIDRLRSRGVRIELCDSAEDAASQSDLIITDTWVSMGDEDAEHRHNLLKPYQVNTKLMELAKDDALFMHCLPAHRGEEVTDEVIDGPQSVVFDEAENRLHAQKGVMAWCFHKAIGDE
- a CDS encoding Hsp33 family molecular chaperone, whose amino-acid sequence is MTEQTNIVSSLDRVLPFQVDGLDVRGRMVHLNETVTGIIQRHNYPDAVNRLLAEAIALTSLLGSSLKFEGKFILQVQSKGAVNMLVVDYNAPDAVRAYVRFDEEALKLLIEKGETRPEQLLGEGHLVMTIDQGQYMNRYQGVVVLDGKSLEDAAHAYFMQSEQLPTRVRLAVTEMMSKQDEGPAKSEWIAGGLLVQYLPHSSEDIPHRDLHPGDHPDPDMQKTHHVTEADAWRECEALVNTVDDHELTDPDVSAETLLYRLFHENGPRVFESMPIYDRCTCSRERISDMFKTFDPEEMKDMVVDGKIEVTCEFCSAHYEFDPEDVAKVAKG